In Lycium ferocissimum isolate CSIRO_LF1 unplaced genomic scaffold, AGI_CSIRO_Lferr_CH_V1 ctg5018, whole genome shotgun sequence, one DNA window encodes the following:
- the LOC132044613 gene encoding protein NEN1-like, giving the protein MENRSEIVFFDVETTIPTRTGQGYALLEFGAILVCPRKLVEQESYSTLVRPSDLSLISTLSVRCNGITRDAVTSAPTFAAIADKVFDILHGRIWAGHNVLKFDCPRIQEAFAGINRPAPEPKGTIDTLALLTEKFGRRAGNMKMASLATYFGLGQQTHRSLDDVRMNFEVLKYCATVLFLESSLPDILTENSWVSPNAAIRRSRTNGNTTAQGMGSSIDTSSSSVKIGTPMRSVAEAHIESDNPISPLVSRNVEVPDLLETNSSRPDPFNLVQFSAEVRESIQSDDMEEEPASDSRDSYASTATGGYIGCTDFLEPNNISTSSISLSLSPLYRGIQKIQILHNNAELQACSRCLKVRFGISTRFVDYAGRPRLSFVVDASSELCQLLDVIDNLAQKLTEDTGGMSEWRPVVNRKPGFMNCPTIRLNLPTVVDGNISRWVTDIYQKESSTTQKLMFSRFDVAELDSLITPGTLLDAYFSIDSYDYQQIAGIRLVAKKLIVHSS; this is encoded by the exons ATGGAAAATAGGTCAGAGATAGTGTTTTTTGATGTTGAGACAACTATACCAACAAGAACAGGACAAGGATATGCACTGTTGGAATTTGGAGCAATTCTTGTTTGTCCAAGGAAGCTTGTCGAGCAAGAGAGTTACTCTACCCTTGTACGACCCTCTGACTTGTCTCTCATTTCCACGCTTTCTGTTCGTTGCAATGGAATTACGAGAGATGCTGTTACTTCTGCTCCTACATTTGCTGCCATAGCCGACAAAGTCTTTGACATTCTCCATG GCAGGATATGGGCGGGCCACAATGTACTGAAATTCGATTGTCCAAGGATTCAGGAGGCGTTTGCTGGAATTAACAGGCCTGCACCAGAACCTAAGGGTACAATTGATACACTTGCTTTGTTGACTGAAAAATTTGGAAGGAGAGCTGGTAACATGAAG ATGGCGTCGCTTGCTACTTATTTTGGCCTTGGACAGCAAACACATAG GAGTTTGGATGATGTCCGAATGAATTTTGAAGTACTAAAGTACTGTGCAACTGTCTTATTTTTG GAATCCAGCCTGCCTGACATATTAACCGAGAACAGTTGGGTGTCTCCTAATGCTGCTATAAGAAGAAGTCGAACTAATGGAAATACTACGGCACAGGGGATGGGCTCGAGTATAGATACATCTTCATCGAGTGTCAAGATAGGAACTCCTATGAGATCTGTTGCGGAAGCTCACATAGAATCAGATAATCCAATATCTCCACTTGTGAGCAGGAATGTGGAGGTACCAGATCTTCTTGAAACAAATTCGTCTAGGCCTGACCCTTTTAACTTGGTCCAATTCAGTGCGGAAGTAAGGGAATCCATTCAGTCAGATGACATGGAAGAAGAACCTGCTTCAGATTCTCGAGATTCTTATGCATCAACTGCAACAGGGGGTTACATTGGCTGCACCGACTTCTTAGAACCAAATAACATTTCAACGTCTTCCATCTCCTTAAGTCTTTCCCCCTTATATCGTGGAATTCAGAAGATACAAATCTTGCACAACAATGCTGAATTGCAAGCTTGCTCTAGATGCCTGAAGGTGCGGTTTGGAATTAGTACAAGGTTTGTTGATTATGCTGGTCGGCCCCGGTTGAGTTTTGTGGTGGATGCATCATCAGAGCTATGCCAGCTTTTGGATGTAATTGATAATCTTGCTCAGAAGTTAACTGAGGATACAGGTGGCATGTCAGAATGGAGGCCTGTGGTAAACAGAAAGCCTGGCTTTATGAACTGTCCTACCATTCGCTTAAA TTTACCAACTGTGGTAGATGGTAATATCTCCCGCTGGGTCACAGATATATACCAGAAAGAGTCTTCCACGACACAGAAGCTCATGTTCAGTAGGTTTGATGTGGCAGAACTGGATTCCTTGATTACTCCAGGGACTCTCTTGGATGCGTACTTCTCGATAGATTCATATGACTACCAACAGATTGCAGGCATCCGCCTAGTGGCTAAAAAGTTGATTGTCCATTCCTCCTGA